The genomic window CGGGGGGATCGCCACCTACTCGATGGCCGGGGCCCACTTCGGGTACGCCCTGTTGTGGACGCTGGTCCCGATCACGATCGCGCTGGTCGTCGTCCAGGAGATGGTCGCCCGCATGGGCGTGGTCACGGGGAAGACGTTGGCCGACCTCGTGCGGGAGAAGTTCGGCGTCCGACCGACCTTCTTCCTGCTCCTGGCGCTGGTGCTCGCCAACCTGGGGAACACGGTCGCGGAGTTCGCGGGGTGGGCGTCGGCGTGGGAGATCTTCGGCGTCAGCAAATACGTCTCCGTGCCGATCGGCGCGGCGGCGGTCTGGTTCCTCGTC from Deltaproteobacteria bacterium includes these protein-coding regions:
- a CDS encoding Nramp family divalent metal transporter; protein product: MRLRRPKITKVLLFLSVLGPGIITASVDNDAGGIATYSMAGAHFGYALLWTLVPITIALVVVQEMVARMGVVTGKTLADLVREKFGVRPTFFLLLALVLANLGNTVAEFAGWASAWEIFGVSKYVSVPIGAAAVWFLVVKGSYRIVEKIFLVACLVFFTYPVASYLAHPDWSAVGRNIVSPAARVDGAYLTMLIGMVGTTIAPWMQFY